A region from the Canis aureus isolate CA01 chromosome 10, VMU_Caureus_v.1.0, whole genome shotgun sequence genome encodes:
- the LOC144322400 gene encoding protein SPATA31F3-like isoform X2 — translation MLSPTFLLWDVGYPLYTYGSIIIIALIIWQVKKSHQELRLGPKRSCCRCHRRVRQRAKDKTSRGKRLSREADKPWQLLSVMRSQGWLPKEGSVRRLLCADPSCPICNAVALEIQQLLSDQKCLTQSAAQSTSVSIQDIQGECLQRRKGYQVPDVSRDTGALSSSSEETRTPVNQQDKRKSYPVCVLEKQEAAEGGLGNKMKHFPHWINPEVKGQRHKESILLSKDETVPKTMTKKVEKSPPLTKHPVRGAKLENKTEEESMTLFDAPQSLDNELKQQSLQSRHSWLLCLPHNSSKHCPQLTCATQPENPPQVSALLSAEGTGLHKEKTQCRKKEFLVSSASP, via the exons ATGTTGAGCCCTACCTTTCTTCTGTGGGATGTTGGCTATCCCTTATACACTTATGGCTCCATCATTATTATTGCATTAATTATTTGGCAAGTGAAAAAGAGCCACCAAGAATTAAGGTTGGGACCTAAAAGGAGCTGTTGCCGG TGTCACCGGAGAGTCAGACAAAGGGCTAAAGATAAAACATCAAGAG GCAAGAGACTGTCCCGAGAAGCTGATAAGCCGTGGCAGCTGCTCTCTGTCATGAGAAG CCAGGGCTGGCTTCCTAAGGAGGGAAGTGTGCGGCGGCTCCTGTGTGCAGATCCTTCCTGCCCCATCTGCAATGCTGTGGCTCTGGAGATTCAGCAGTTGCTGTCAG ATCAGAAATGCTTAACACAGTCAGCTGCCCAGTCGACCAGTGTCAGCATCCAAGATATCCAAGGTGAATGCCTCCAGCGAAGGAAGGGATATCAAGTGCCAGATGTGTCCAGGGATACAGGAGCTCTGTCTTCTTCAAGTGAGGAGACTAGGACTCCTGTGAATCAGCAGGACAAGAGGAAGAGCTACCCTGTATGTGTGCTGGAGAAACAAG AAGCTGCAGAAGGTGGCTTGGGAAATAAGATGAAGCACTTTCCACACTGGATTAACCCCGAGGTGAAAGGTCAAAGGCATAAAGAATCCATTCTCCTCTCTAAGGATGAGACAGTGCCCAAAACCATGACAAAAAAGGTTGAGAAGAGTCCACCCCTCACCAAACACCCTGTGAGAGGAGCCAAGTTGGAGAATAAAACAGAGGAGGAGAGCATGACCCTCTTTGATGCTCCTCAGTCTCTAGACAATGAACTCAAGCAACAATCCCTTCAGTCCAGACATTCCTGGTTGCTGTGCCTTCCTCATAACAGCTCCAAGCACTGTCCTCAGCTGACTTGTGCCACTCAACCAGAAAATCCACCCCAGGTCTCAGCTCTCCTCTCAGCAGAAGGCACTGGTCTACACAAAGAAAAAACGCAGTGCAGGAAAAAGGAGTTCCTAGTTTCCTCCGCATCCCCATGA
- the LOC144322400 gene encoding protein SPATA31F3-like isoform X5, with protein sequence MLSPTFLLWDVGYPLYTYGSIIIIALIIWQVKKSHQELRLGPKRSCCRCHRRVRQRAKDKTSRGKRLSREADKPWQLLSVMRSQGWLPKEGSVRRLLCADPSCPICNAVALEIQQLLSEAAEGGLGNKMKHFPHWINPEVKGQRHKESILLSKDETVPKTMTKKVEKSPPLTKHPVRGAKLENKTEEESMTLFDAPQSLDNELKQQSLQSRHSWLLCLPHNSSKHCPQLTCATQPENPPQVSALLSAEGTGLHKEKTQCRKKEFLVSSASP encoded by the exons ATGTTGAGCCCTACCTTTCTTCTGTGGGATGTTGGCTATCCCTTATACACTTATGGCTCCATCATTATTATTGCATTAATTATTTGGCAAGTGAAAAAGAGCCACCAAGAATTAAGGTTGGGACCTAAAAGGAGCTGTTGCCGG TGTCACCGGAGAGTCAGACAAAGGGCTAAAGATAAAACATCAAGAG GCAAGAGACTGTCCCGAGAAGCTGATAAGCCGTGGCAGCTGCTCTCTGTCATGAGAAG CCAGGGCTGGCTTCCTAAGGAGGGAAGTGTGCGGCGGCTCCTGTGTGCAGATCCTTCCTGCCCCATCTGCAATGCTGTGGCTCTGGAGATTCAGCAGTTGCTGTCAG AAGCTGCAGAAGGTGGCTTGGGAAATAAGATGAAGCACTTTCCACACTGGATTAACCCCGAGGTGAAAGGTCAAAGGCATAAAGAATCCATTCTCCTCTCTAAGGATGAGACAGTGCCCAAAACCATGACAAAAAAGGTTGAGAAGAGTCCACCCCTCACCAAACACCCTGTGAGAGGAGCCAAGTTGGAGAATAAAACAGAGGAGGAGAGCATGACCCTCTTTGATGCTCCTCAGTCTCTAGACAATGAACTCAAGCAACAATCCCTTCAGTCCAGACATTCCTGGTTGCTGTGCCTTCCTCATAACAGCTCCAAGCACTGTCCTCAGCTGACTTGTGCCACTCAACCAGAAAATCCACCCCAGGTCTCAGCTCTCCTCTCAGCAGAAGGCACTGGTCTACACAAAGAAAAAACGCAGTGCAGGAAAAAGGAGTTCCTAGTTTCCTCCGCATCCCCATGA
- the LOC144322400 gene encoding protein SPATA31F3-like isoform X3, with protein sequence MRSQGWLPKEGSVRRLLCADPSCPICNAVALEIQQLLSGEKTLTSPSSSGPSQGSSCLSLEQSQGSLHSKALSLPSVTPTKSQLTDQKCLTQSAAQSTSVSIQDIQGECLQRRKGYQVPDVSRDTGALSSSSEETRTPVNQQDKRKSYPVCVLEKQEAAEGGLGNKMKHFPHWINPEVKGQRHKESILLSKDETVPKTMTKKVEKSPPLTKHPVRGAKLENKTEEESMTLFDAPQSLDNELKQQSLQSRHSWLLCLPHNSSKHCPQLTCATQPENPPQVSALLSAEGTGLHKEKTQCRKKEFLVSSASP encoded by the exons ATGAGAAG CCAGGGCTGGCTTCCTAAGGAGGGAAGTGTGCGGCGGCTCCTGTGTGCAGATCCTTCCTGCCCCATCTGCAATGCTGTGGCTCTGGAGATTCAGCAGTTGCTGTCAGGTGAGAAAACCCTGACCTCTCCCTCTTCATCGGGGCCATCGCAGGGCTCCTCTTGTCTCTCTTTGGAGCAGAGTCAGGGTTCCCTGCACTCCAAAGCTCTTTCACTTCCATCTGTAACCCCTACAAAGTCACAATTAACAGATCAGAAATGCTTAACACAGTCAGCTGCCCAGTCGACCAGTGTCAGCATCCAAGATATCCAAGGTGAATGCCTCCAGCGAAGGAAGGGATATCAAGTGCCAGATGTGTCCAGGGATACAGGAGCTCTGTCTTCTTCAAGTGAGGAGACTAGGACTCCTGTGAATCAGCAGGACAAGAGGAAGAGCTACCCTGTATGTGTGCTGGAGAAACAAG AAGCTGCAGAAGGTGGCTTGGGAAATAAGATGAAGCACTTTCCACACTGGATTAACCCCGAGGTGAAAGGTCAAAGGCATAAAGAATCCATTCTCCTCTCTAAGGATGAGACAGTGCCCAAAACCATGACAAAAAAGGTTGAGAAGAGTCCACCCCTCACCAAACACCCTGTGAGAGGAGCCAAGTTGGAGAATAAAACAGAGGAGGAGAGCATGACCCTCTTTGATGCTCCTCAGTCTCTAGACAATGAACTCAAGCAACAATCCCTTCAGTCCAGACATTCCTGGTTGCTGTGCCTTCCTCATAACAGCTCCAAGCACTGTCCTCAGCTGACTTGTGCCACTCAACCAGAAAATCCACCCCAGGTCTCAGCTCTCCTCTCAGCAGAAGGCACTGGTCTACACAAAGAAAAAACGCAGTGCAGGAAAAAGGAGTTCCTAGTTTCCTCCGCATCCCCATGA
- the LOC144322400 gene encoding protein SPATA31F3-like isoform X1 yields MLSPTFLLWDVGYPLYTYGSIIIIALIIWQVKKSHQELRLGPKRSCCRCHRRVRQRAKDKTSRGKRLSREADKPWQLLSVMRSQGWLPKEGSVRRLLCADPSCPICNAVALEIQQLLSGEKTLTSPSSSGPSQGSSCLSLEQSQGSLHSKALSLPSVTPTKSQLTDQKCLTQSAAQSTSVSIQDIQGECLQRRKGYQVPDVSRDTGALSSSSEETRTPVNQQDKRKSYPVCVLEKQEAAEGGLGNKMKHFPHWINPEVKGQRHKESILLSKDETVPKTMTKKVEKSPPLTKHPVRGAKLENKTEEESMTLFDAPQSLDNELKQQSLQSRHSWLLCLPHNSSKHCPQLTCATQPENPPQVSALLSAEGTGLHKEKTQCRKKEFLVSSASP; encoded by the exons ATGTTGAGCCCTACCTTTCTTCTGTGGGATGTTGGCTATCCCTTATACACTTATGGCTCCATCATTATTATTGCATTAATTATTTGGCAAGTGAAAAAGAGCCACCAAGAATTAAGGTTGGGACCTAAAAGGAGCTGTTGCCGG TGTCACCGGAGAGTCAGACAAAGGGCTAAAGATAAAACATCAAGAG GCAAGAGACTGTCCCGAGAAGCTGATAAGCCGTGGCAGCTGCTCTCTGTCATGAGAAG CCAGGGCTGGCTTCCTAAGGAGGGAAGTGTGCGGCGGCTCCTGTGTGCAGATCCTTCCTGCCCCATCTGCAATGCTGTGGCTCTGGAGATTCAGCAGTTGCTGTCAGGTGAGAAAACCCTGACCTCTCCCTCTTCATCGGGGCCATCGCAGGGCTCCTCTTGTCTCTCTTTGGAGCAGAGTCAGGGTTCCCTGCACTCCAAAGCTCTTTCACTTCCATCTGTAACCCCTACAAAGTCACAATTAACAGATCAGAAATGCTTAACACAGTCAGCTGCCCAGTCGACCAGTGTCAGCATCCAAGATATCCAAGGTGAATGCCTCCAGCGAAGGAAGGGATATCAAGTGCCAGATGTGTCCAGGGATACAGGAGCTCTGTCTTCTTCAAGTGAGGAGACTAGGACTCCTGTGAATCAGCAGGACAAGAGGAAGAGCTACCCTGTATGTGTGCTGGAGAAACAAG AAGCTGCAGAAGGTGGCTTGGGAAATAAGATGAAGCACTTTCCACACTGGATTAACCCCGAGGTGAAAGGTCAAAGGCATAAAGAATCCATTCTCCTCTCTAAGGATGAGACAGTGCCCAAAACCATGACAAAAAAGGTTGAGAAGAGTCCACCCCTCACCAAACACCCTGTGAGAGGAGCCAAGTTGGAGAATAAAACAGAGGAGGAGAGCATGACCCTCTTTGATGCTCCTCAGTCTCTAGACAATGAACTCAAGCAACAATCCCTTCAGTCCAGACATTCCTGGTTGCTGTGCCTTCCTCATAACAGCTCCAAGCACTGTCCTCAGCTGACTTGTGCCACTCAACCAGAAAATCCACCCCAGGTCTCAGCTCTCCTCTCAGCAGAAGGCACTGGTCTACACAAAGAAAAAACGCAGTGCAGGAAAAAGGAGTTCCTAGTTTCCTCCGCATCCCCATGA
- the LOC144322400 gene encoding protein SPATA31F3-like isoform X4 has product MLSPTFLLWDVGYPLYTYGSIIIIALIIWQVKKSHQELRLGPKRSCCRCHRRVRQRAKDKTSRGKRLSREADKPWQLLSVMRSQGWLPKEGSVRRLLCADPSCPICNAVALEIQQLLSGEKTLTSPSSSGPSQGSSCLSLEQSQGSLHSKALSLPSVTPTKSQLTDQKCLTQSAAQSTSVSIQDIQGECLQRRKGYQVPDVSRDTGALSSSSEETRTPVNQQDKRKSYPVCVLEKQERSTMNPEQVPLQVNSKLHGSSSTLYYTSVSKWSPSIDQRIH; this is encoded by the exons ATGTTGAGCCCTACCTTTCTTCTGTGGGATGTTGGCTATCCCTTATACACTTATGGCTCCATCATTATTATTGCATTAATTATTTGGCAAGTGAAAAAGAGCCACCAAGAATTAAGGTTGGGACCTAAAAGGAGCTGTTGCCGG TGTCACCGGAGAGTCAGACAAAGGGCTAAAGATAAAACATCAAGAG GCAAGAGACTGTCCCGAGAAGCTGATAAGCCGTGGCAGCTGCTCTCTGTCATGAGAAG CCAGGGCTGGCTTCCTAAGGAGGGAAGTGTGCGGCGGCTCCTGTGTGCAGATCCTTCCTGCCCCATCTGCAATGCTGTGGCTCTGGAGATTCAGCAGTTGCTGTCAGGTGAGAAAACCCTGACCTCTCCCTCTTCATCGGGGCCATCGCAGGGCTCCTCTTGTCTCTCTTTGGAGCAGAGTCAGGGTTCCCTGCACTCCAAAGCTCTTTCACTTCCATCTGTAACCCCTACAAAGTCACAATTAACAGATCAGAAATGCTTAACACAGTCAGCTGCCCAGTCGACCAGTGTCAGCATCCAAGATATCCAAGGTGAATGCCTCCAGCGAAGGAAGGGATATCAAGTGCCAGATGTGTCCAGGGATACAGGAGCTCTGTCTTCTTCAAGTGAGGAGACTAGGACTCCTGTGAATCAGCAGGACAAGAGGAAGAGCTACCCTGTATGTGTGCTGGAGAAACAAG AAAGATCCACTATGAACCCAGAGCAAGTACCACTGCAAGTAAATAGCAAACTTCATGGCTCTAGCTCTACCCTCTACTACACTTCAGTTTCTAAGTGGTCTCCATCCATTGACCAGAGGATTCACTGA